One part of the Sphingopyxis sp. TUF1 genome encodes these proteins:
- the leuD gene encoding 3-isopropylmalate dehydratase small subunit: protein MTPLNQVEGRAIPLGLKNVDTDVIIPAHWLKTTTREGMGRGAFESLRTDPDNLFDRPEYKGAPILIAGDNFGCGSSREHAAWALGDLGIRVVIAPSYSDIFSGNAVKNGILPVVLPQAAIDRLIEVAATDPVSIDLEHQTVTTPFQDRFTFEIDPFRKMCLLEGLDEISLTEKSDAAIGAYEDRLDAERPWMRPAA from the coding sequence ATGACGCCGCTCAATCAGGTCGAGGGCCGCGCGATTCCGCTGGGCCTGAAAAATGTCGATACCGACGTCATCATCCCCGCGCACTGGCTGAAAACCACGACGCGCGAGGGGATGGGACGCGGTGCGTTCGAAAGCCTGCGCACCGATCCCGACAATCTGTTCGACCGGCCCGAATATAAAGGCGCACCGATCCTGATCGCGGGCGACAATTTCGGATGCGGATCGAGCCGCGAACATGCGGCATGGGCGCTGGGCGATCTGGGCATCCGCGTCGTGATTGCGCCCAGCTATTCGGACATTTTTTCAGGCAATGCGGTGAAGAACGGCATCTTGCCCGTCGTCTTGCCGCAAGCGGCGATCGACCGGCTGATCGAAGTCGCGGCAACCGATCCGGTTTCGATCGACCTGGAGCATCAGACGGTGACGACGCCATTTCAGGACCGCTTCACCTTTGAAATCGACCCGTTCCGCAAGATGTGCCTGCTCGAAGGGCTCGACGAGATTTCGCTGACCGAAAAGAGCGATGCGGCGATCGGTGCCTATGAAGACAGGCTCGACGCCGAGCGTCCGTGGATGCGTCCGGCGGCGTGA